A window from Flavobacterium sp. 83 encodes these proteins:
- the hppD gene encoding 4-hydroxyphenylpyruvate dioxygenase, translating to MSKEVKSVEYGLEKIFEGAQDFLPLLGTDYVEFYVGNAKQSAHYYKTAFGYQSLAYAGLETGVRDRTSYVLKQDKICIVLTTPLTQDSPIHDHLRKHGDGVKVAALWVEDATSAYEETMKRGARSFMEPTVEKDEFGEVIRSGIYTYGETVHIFVERKNYNGVFLPGYKEWKSDYNPEPTGLKYIDHMVGNVGWNEMNTWVKFYEEVMGFVNFLSFDDKQINTEYSALMSKVMSNGNGRIKFPINEPAEGKKKSQIEEYLDFYGGPGIQHIAIATDDIIKTVSQLKARGVEFLSAPPNTYYEAIPERLGEHMKMMKEDLNEIEKLAIMVDADEEGYLLQIFTKPVQDRPTLFFEIIQRMGAKGFGAGNFKALFESIEREQALRGTL from the coding sequence ATGAGCAAAGAAGTAAAATCAGTAGAATACGGACTAGAAAAAATATTTGAAGGAGCGCAAGATTTCCTTCCTTTGTTAGGAACCGATTATGTAGAGTTCTACGTAGGAAATGCAAAACAATCTGCACATTATTATAAAACAGCTTTTGGTTACCAATCACTGGCGTATGCAGGATTGGAAACTGGGGTGCGAGACAGAACATCTTATGTGTTAAAACAAGATAAGATTTGCATCGTATTGACCACGCCATTAACGCAAGATTCTCCCATACACGACCATTTAAGAAAACATGGAGACGGGGTAAAAGTTGCTGCGCTTTGGGTAGAAGATGCAACAAGCGCTTACGAAGAAACTATGAAACGTGGAGCACGCTCTTTTATGGAGCCAACAGTTGAGAAAGACGAATTTGGTGAAGTAATACGCTCCGGAATTTATACGTACGGAGAAACCGTTCATATTTTTGTAGAACGCAAAAATTATAATGGTGTTTTCCTTCCAGGATATAAGGAATGGAAATCCGATTACAATCCGGAACCAACAGGATTAAAATATATAGACCATATGGTGGGTAATGTAGGTTGGAATGAAATGAATACCTGGGTTAAGTTCTATGAAGAAGTAATGGGATTTGTGAATTTCCTTTCTTTTGATGACAAACAAATTAATACTGAATATTCGGCCTTGATGAGTAAGGTAATGTCTAATGGAAACGGAAGAATTAAATTCCCAATCAACGAACCTGCCGAGGGAAAGAAAAAATCACAAATTGAGGAATATTTAGATTTTTATGGCGGACCTGGAATTCAGCATATCGCCATTGCAACAGATGATATTATTAAAACGGTCTCTCAGTTGAAAGCAAGAGGAGTCGAGTTTTTATCAGCTCCTCCGAATACTTATTATGAGGCAATTCCAGAGCGATTGGGAGAACACATGAAAATGATGAAAGAGGATTTAAATGAGATCGAAAAGCTAGCCATTATGGTCGATGCGGATGAGGAAGGGTATTTATTACAAATATTTACAAAACCGGTACAAGACCGACCAACGTTGTTTTTTGAAATAATACAAAGAATGGGAGCTAAAGGTTTTGGCGCGGGTAACTTTAAAGCACTTTTCGAATCAATAGAAAGAGAACAAGCATTGCGAGGAACGCTGTAA
- a CDS encoding homogentisate 1,2-dioxygenase — MPLYHKLGSFPQKRHTQFEKPNGGLYYEQLFGTEGFHGHSSLLYHVHRPTQIKEILNSYSVEPKIAIGKNIKSLLLKGFELKPEDDFLDSRKAMLVNKDCTIGLAAPKQSLRTYFYKNADADEMIFIHKGKGKLRTMMGNIPFKYGDYLIIPRGMIYQIDFDTLENRLFYVESFAPFYTPKRYKNESGQHLEHSPFCERDFILPNELETHDDKGDFLIKIKKEGMIHEVVYATHPFDVVGWDGYNFPYGFSIHNFEPITGRVHQPPPVHQTFETSTFVVCSFVPRLYDYHPKAIPAPYNHSNIDSDEVLYYVDGDFMSRNNIEQGHITLHPKGIPHGPAPGAMERSIGQTITHELAVMVDTFRPLMVTEEAMGLDDGQYYKSWVE, encoded by the coding sequence ATGCCTTTATATCATAAATTGGGAAGTTTTCCCCAAAAGAGACACACACAATTCGAAAAACCAAACGGTGGTTTGTACTACGAACAACTTTTTGGAACCGAGGGTTTTCATGGCCATTCGTCATTATTATATCATGTTCACAGGCCAACACAGATAAAGGAAATTCTTAATTCTTACTCTGTCGAACCTAAAATCGCCATTGGAAAAAACATAAAATCCTTATTGTTAAAAGGGTTTGAGTTAAAACCTGAAGATGATTTTTTGGACAGTCGCAAAGCCATGCTGGTCAATAAAGATTGTACTATAGGATTAGCTGCGCCAAAACAATCCTTGCGAACGTATTTCTATAAAAATGCCGATGCCGATGAAATGATTTTCATTCACAAAGGGAAAGGAAAGTTACGAACCATGATGGGTAATATTCCTTTTAAATATGGTGATTATCTTATTATTCCACGCGGAATGATTTATCAAATAGATTTTGATACTTTAGAAAACAGATTGTTTTATGTCGAATCATTTGCACCATTTTATACTCCAAAACGCTATAAAAACGAATCGGGTCAGCACTTAGAACATTCGCCGTTTTGTGAGCGTGATTTTATTTTACCAAACGAGTTAGAGACGCATGATGACAAAGGTGACTTTCTTATCAAAATCAAAAAAGAAGGCATGATTCATGAAGTCGTTTACGCAACACACCCTTTTGATGTTGTGGGTTGGGACGGCTATAATTTTCCTTACGGATTCAGTATTCACAATTTCGAACCTATAACAGGTCGTGTGCATCAGCCGCCGCCAGTGCATCAAACTTTTGAAACTTCGACTTTTGTGGTTTGTTCTTTCGTTCCACGATTGTATGATTACCATCCAAAAGCCATTCCTGCGCCTTATAATCATAGCAACATCGACAGCGATGAGGTTTTGTATTATGTAGACGGCGATTTCATGAGCCGAAATAATATTGAGCAAGGTCATATCACATTACACCCAAAAGGGATTCCTCACGGACCAGCGCCAGGAGCCATGGAGCGCAGCATTGGTCAAACCATAACGCACGAATTAGCGGTTATGGTCGATACGTTTCGCCCGTTAATGGTAACCGAAGAAGCGATGGGACTTGACGATGGACAGTATTATAAATCTTGGGTAGAATAA